A window of the Glaciimonas sp. CA11.2 genome harbors these coding sequences:
- a CDS encoding DUF4124 domain-containing protein, with protein MIQLRIKHFFITTATFCLLGIGSAALAQYVWLDDKGSKQYSDMPPPTSVPAKRILKMPGNFSIPSADISPNKAERSDTQNGTQSMEKVPPTLAEQNAAFNKRQSDQAEKDKKAADNAKIAANKAKSCESARAFQRNLDSGQRIAQVDKNGQRAFFDDSQRNQASRDNRQVLDECK; from the coding sequence ATGATCCAACTTCGTATAAAACACTTTTTTATCACTACCGCCACGTTTTGCCTGTTGGGCATTGGTAGCGCAGCTTTAGCACAATATGTGTGGCTCGATGATAAAGGTTCGAAACAATATTCGGATATGCCGCCACCTACTTCCGTACCGGCCAAACGCATACTGAAGATGCCGGGAAATTTTTCCATTCCCTCCGCCGATATCAGCCCAAATAAAGCCGAAAGGAGCGACACGCAAAATGGCACTCAAAGCATGGAAAAAGTTCCGCCTACGCTGGCGGAGCAAAACGCTGCTTTTAACAAACGTCAGAGCGATCAGGCTGAAAAAGACAAGAAAGCCGCTGATAATGCCAAAATCGCAGCAAATAAAGCCAAAAGTTGCGAAAGCGCCCGGGCTTTTCAGCGGAACCTCGACTCTGGCCAACGCATCGCTCAAGTGGACAAAAATGGACAGCGTGCTTTTTTTGACGATAGTCAACGTAACCAGGCGTCGCGTGACAACAGGCAAGTTTTGGACGAGTGCAAATAG
- a CDS encoding SPFH domain-containing protein, whose amino-acid sequence MFQGVTLIIFFIAIVFVMKTVKVVPQQHAWVVERLGKYHATLGPGLSIVLPFIDRVAYKHILKEIPLDVPPQVCITRDNTQLQVDGVLYFQITDPMRASYGSSNYLAAITQLAQTTLRSVIGKMELDKTFEERDHINTTIVNAIDESAANWGVKVLRYEIKDLTPPKEILHAMQAQITAEREKRALIAASEGRKQEQINIATGEREASIAKSEGEKQASINRAEGQAAAILSIAQASAEAIRKTAAALQEPGGTDAANLKVAEQYVAAFSQLAKTNNSIIIPSNLGDISGLISTAMQVVKSQGGVRKP is encoded by the coding sequence ATGTTCCAGGGCGTAACGTTAATTATATTTTTTATCGCTATCGTGTTTGTCATGAAAACGGTCAAAGTCGTGCCGCAACAGCATGCTTGGGTTGTGGAGCGTTTAGGGAAGTACCACGCAACGCTTGGACCAGGACTGAGCATCGTTTTGCCCTTTATCGACCGCGTTGCATACAAGCATATTCTAAAAGAAATCCCACTCGATGTTCCGCCGCAAGTGTGTATCACGCGTGATAACACGCAGTTGCAAGTTGACGGTGTTCTTTACTTTCAGATTACCGATCCGATGCGCGCATCTTATGGCTCATCAAACTATCTTGCTGCGATTACACAATTAGCGCAAACGACTTTACGCTCGGTAATTGGTAAGATGGAACTCGATAAAACGTTTGAAGAGCGTGATCACATTAACACCACGATCGTGAACGCGATTGATGAGTCGGCCGCTAACTGGGGCGTAAAAGTTTTACGTTACGAGATCAAGGATTTGACACCACCAAAAGAAATTTTGCACGCGATGCAGGCCCAAATTACTGCCGAGCGTGAGAAGCGTGCATTGATTGCTGCCTCTGAAGGACGCAAGCAAGAGCAAATTAATATTGCCACTGGTGAGCGTGAAGCATCGATCGCCAAGTCAGAAGGTGAAAAGCAGGCATCAATCAATCGCGCTGAAGGTCAGGCTGCTGCAATTCTTTCAATCGCTCAGGCCAGTGCCGAAGCTATTCGTAAAACAGCAGCAGCATTGCAAGAACCCGGTGGTACGGACGCTGCCAATCTAAAGGTAGCCGAACAATACGTCGCAGCATTTAGCCAACTTGCAAAAACCAACAACTCTATTATCATCCCATCAAATTTGGGCGATATCAGTGGCTTGATAAGCACAGCGATGCAAGTGGTTAAATCCCAGGGTGGCGTGAGAAAGCCTTAA
- a CDS encoding NfeD family protein produces MMPWIGWLLLGGALVLAELFTGTFYLLMIAIGMVAGALVAWLGADLEWQFVIAAIVSVAGTIVVRRSQFGKREKIDSAKDRNVNLDIGQTINVAHWMKENVGGDAADVGLYTARVKYRGALWDVELAQGEVAHSGQFFIQEIRGSRLIVAGHSNK; encoded by the coding sequence ATGATGCCTTGGATAGGATGGCTTTTATTAGGCGGCGCTCTCGTGTTGGCTGAACTGTTTACCGGAACCTTTTATTTGTTGATGATCGCCATCGGTATGGTTGCTGGTGCGCTAGTGGCTTGGCTTGGTGCCGATTTGGAGTGGCAATTCGTGATTGCTGCCATTGTGTCGGTTGCGGGGACAATTGTGGTGCGGCGTAGTCAATTTGGTAAGCGTGAAAAGATCGACTCTGCCAAGGATCGCAATGTCAATTTAGACATCGGGCAGACCATCAATGTCGCGCATTGGATGAAAGAAAACGTTGGCGGCGATGCAGCCGATGTTGGATTGTATACAGCACGGGTTAAGTACCGTGGTGCGTTGTGGGATGTTGAATTGGCCCAAGGAGAAGTGGCGCATTCCGGGCAATTCTTTATTCAGGAAATACGTGGCAGTCGCTTAATTGTGGCCGGTCATTCAAATAAATAA
- the smpB gene encoding SsrA-binding protein SmpB: MSIIDNKKAFHDYFIEERFEAGMVLHGWEVKAIRAGRAQLKEAYVIIRDGEIHLFGAHISALLSASTHVHPEAVRTRKLLLHAEEIKRLIIKVERSGFTMIPLNLHYKGGLIKCEIGIGKGKKQHDKRDTERQRDGEREVQSAMKQHRR; the protein is encoded by the coding sequence ATGAGTATTATTGACAACAAAAAAGCTTTTCATGATTACTTCATTGAAGAGCGTTTCGAAGCCGGCATGGTTCTTCATGGCTGGGAAGTAAAAGCTATCCGGGCAGGACGCGCTCAGCTAAAAGAAGCCTACGTGATTATCCGTGACGGTGAAATTCATTTGTTTGGCGCGCATATCAGCGCCTTGCTGAGCGCCTCTACGCACGTCCATCCAGAGGCAGTACGTACCCGAAAATTGCTTTTGCATGCCGAAGAGATCAAAAGACTGATCATCAAGGTAGAGCGTTCAGGTTTTACAATGATACCGCTGAATTTACATTACAAAGGCGGCCTCATTAAATGTGAAATTGGAATCGGCAAAGGTAAAAAGCAACATGACAAACGCGATACGGAAAGACAACGTGACGGCGAGCGCGAAGTGCAAAGTGCGATGAAGCAACACCGACGTTAA
- a CDS encoding RnfH family protein, producing the protein MTTNTYQVTAPDTKIIDASANSEKADSSVALIRIQVCYGTPTSQPIRTLSVPQGTLLQDAIILSGLLDECPEIDLDLCRVGIFGKLKTLDTVVRELDRIEIYRALIADPKESRRKRADKKSHEKS; encoded by the coding sequence ATGACGACTAATACGTATCAGGTCACGGCCCCTGACACTAAAATCATTGATGCGTCTGCAAACTCGGAGAAGGCAGATTCCAGCGTAGCGTTGATCCGCATTCAGGTTTGCTATGGCACGCCAACCAGTCAGCCAATCCGCACTTTGAGTGTGCCGCAAGGCACCTTGCTACAAGATGCGATTATCTTGAGCGGGTTGCTAGATGAATGTCCTGAAATTGACCTAGACCTTTGTCGCGTCGGTATTTTCGGCAAGCTCAAAACGCTCGATACCGTTGTACGGGAACTGGATAGAATTGAAATTTATCGCGCTCTGATTGCAGATCCTAAGGAATCGAGACGGAAACGGGCAGACAAAAAATCCCATGAGAAATCGTAA
- the ppsA gene encoding phosphoenolpyruvate synthase produces MGAAQGAAYVVPFENLRMTDVDTVGGKNSSLGEMISQLATAGVRVPGGFATTAQAFRDFLSYSANGGLSLAQRIADRLETLDVEDVRALGQAGAEIREWIVATPFQPQLEKDIQESYQRLVADSSSEMSFAVRSSATAEDLPDASFAGQQETFLNVVGIENILEAMKHVFASLYNDRAISYRVHKGFTHAEVALSAGVQRMVRSDLGAAGVMFTLDTESGFKDVVFITSSYGLGETVVQGAVNPDEFYVHKPMLEKGKLPIIRRNIGSKLIKMEFTGEAKAGRSVRTVDVPIEMRNRYSLDDAEIVELAKYATIIEKHYERPMDIEWGKDGRDGKIYILQARPETVKSQEKPTDAQQRFKLKGSSNVLATGRAIGQKIGAGPVRVIHDAADMERVQPGDVLVADMTDPNWEPVMKRAAAIVTNRGGRTCHAAIIARELGVPAVVGCGDATDVLVDGTFVTVSCAEGDEGKIYDGLLETEVTEVARGELPKLPLKIMMNVGNPQLAFDFQSIPNSGVGLARLEFIINNNIGVHPRAILEYPNIDADLKKAVESVARGHASPKAFYVDKLAEGIATIAAAFWPKTVIVRLSDFKSNEYKKLIGGSRYEPDEENPMLGFRGAARYLSKDFAEAFEMECQAMKRVREDMGLTNVEIMVPFVRTVGQAEKVIGLLGKNGLVRGENGLRVIMMCEVPSNAILAEEFLEHFDGFSIGSNDLTQLTLGLDRDSGMELLAADFDERDPAIKVLLSKVIATCLAKGKYVGICGQGPSDHPDFAEWLMKQGIESISLNPDTVIDTWKNLAAAQ; encoded by the coding sequence ATGGGCGCTGCCCAGGGAGCGGCTTACGTTGTTCCCTTTGAAAATCTGCGAATGACGGATGTTGATACCGTCGGCGGAAAAAATTCATCGCTGGGTGAAATGATTAGCCAGCTTGCAACCGCTGGAGTGCGGGTTCCGGGTGGCTTTGCTACTACGGCGCAGGCTTTCCGAGACTTTCTGTCTTACAGTGCCAACGGCGGATTGTCATTGGCGCAACGCATTGCCGATCGTCTTGAAACATTAGATGTGGAAGATGTACGGGCGCTAGGGCAAGCCGGTGCTGAAATTCGTGAATGGATCGTTGCTACGCCATTTCAACCGCAGCTTGAAAAAGATATTCAAGAATCTTACCAGCGCCTGGTTGCTGATTCGTCCAGCGAGATGTCTTTTGCCGTGCGTTCTTCAGCGACAGCTGAAGATTTGCCAGATGCATCGTTTGCGGGCCAGCAGGAAACTTTCCTCAACGTGGTCGGTATCGAAAATATTCTCGAAGCGATGAAGCATGTATTCGCGTCGTTGTATAACGATCGTGCGATCTCATATCGTGTCCATAAAGGTTTCACTCATGCTGAAGTTGCCCTTTCAGCGGGCGTGCAGCGCATGGTGCGTTCGGACTTGGGAGCAGCTGGTGTGATGTTCACGCTCGATACCGAATCTGGCTTTAAAGACGTCGTGTTCATCACGTCGAGCTATGGTTTGGGCGAAACAGTGGTTCAGGGCGCGGTTAATCCCGACGAGTTTTACGTCCATAAGCCAATGCTGGAAAAAGGCAAATTGCCGATTATTCGTCGCAATATCGGCTCGAAGCTGATAAAGATGGAATTCACTGGCGAAGCAAAAGCTGGCCGTTCGGTCCGCACCGTTGACGTACCAATTGAAATGCGCAATCGTTACTCGCTCGATGATGCTGAAATCGTTGAGTTGGCAAAGTACGCCACCATTATCGAAAAGCACTACGAGCGTCCGATGGATATCGAATGGGGCAAAGATGGTCGCGATGGCAAAATTTATATTTTGCAGGCACGTCCAGAAACCGTGAAGTCGCAAGAAAAACCAACTGATGCACAGCAACGTTTTAAGCTCAAAGGTAGCAGTAACGTGTTGGCAACCGGTCGTGCTATCGGACAAAAAATCGGCGCTGGCCCAGTTCGCGTGATTCACGATGCTGCGGATATGGAGCGTGTGCAACCGGGTGATGTATTGGTTGCCGACATGACCGACCCTAACTGGGAGCCGGTCATGAAGCGCGCTGCTGCGATTGTTACCAACCGTGGTGGTCGTACCTGTCATGCGGCGATTATTGCGCGTGAGCTGGGTGTTCCGGCTGTCGTTGGCTGCGGCGATGCAACCGATGTTCTGGTCGATGGTACTTTTGTCACGGTGTCTTGTGCTGAAGGTGATGAAGGCAAGATCTATGACGGCCTGCTGGAAACAGAAGTGACTGAAGTGGCACGCGGTGAATTGCCGAAGCTGCCATTGAAAATCATGATGAACGTCGGTAACCCACAGTTGGCTTTTGACTTTCAGTCGATTCCAAATAGCGGTGTTGGCCTGGCGCGTCTTGAGTTCATCATCAATAACAATATTGGTGTGCATCCACGGGCGATTCTGGAGTACCCGAATATCGACGCAGATTTGAAGAAAGCCGTTGAATCGGTAGCGCGTGGTCATGCGTCACCTAAAGCGTTTTATGTTGATAAGTTGGCTGAAGGGATTGCGACTATCGCCGCAGCATTCTGGCCTAAGACCGTGATCGTGCGTTTGTCAGACTTCAAATCGAACGAGTACAAAAAACTCATCGGCGGTTCACGCTACGAGCCAGATGAAGAAAACCCGATGTTGGGATTCCGTGGAGCTGCACGTTATTTGTCTAAAGATTTTGCTGAAGCATTTGAAATGGAATGCCAGGCGATGAAGCGTGTGCGCGAAGACATGGGCTTGACTAACGTTGAAATCATGGTGCCGTTCGTGCGTACAGTTGGCCAAGCCGAAAAGGTCATTGGCTTACTGGGTAAAAATGGCCTCGTACGTGGAGAGAACGGTTTGCGCGTCATCATGATGTGTGAAGTGCCTTCTAACGCTATTTTGGCTGAAGAGTTTCTTGAGCATTTCGACGGTTTCTCCATCGGTTCCAACGATCTGACTCAATTAACCCTAGGTCTTGATCGTGATTCTGGCATGGAGTTATTAGCAGCTGACTTTGACGAACGTGATCCTGCCATCAAAGTGTTGTTGAGCAAGGTCATCGCGACCTGTCTGGCAAAAGGGAAGTACGTCGGTATTTGTGGTCAAGGTCCATCTGATCATCCAGACTTTGCCGAGTGGTTGATGAAGCAAGGTATCGAGTCAATTTCGCTTAATCCCGATACTGTCATTGATACATGGAAGAATCTCGCTGCAGCGCAATAA
- a CDS encoding type II toxin-antitoxin system RatA family toxin has product MAVVHKTVLLGYSAEQMFALVERVEDYPLFLPWCGGVKVLERDDNKLIATLNIHYHGIKQSFTTENINNAPVSMQMRLVEGPFKHLEGTWTFKSLRADACKIEYDMHYEFSNKILDKLIGPVFSMIANSFVDSFCKRAETVYGDNP; this is encoded by the coding sequence ATGGCAGTTGTACACAAAACGGTATTATTGGGATACAGCGCTGAACAAATGTTCGCCCTTGTCGAGCGCGTGGAAGATTATCCGCTATTCTTGCCATGGTGCGGCGGTGTTAAGGTGCTCGAGCGGGACGATAACAAATTAATCGCGACCCTCAACATACACTATCACGGCATCAAGCAGTCGTTTACTACTGAAAATATCAATAATGCCCCGGTCTCAATGCAAATGCGGCTAGTGGAAGGGCCTTTCAAGCATCTGGAAGGCACATGGACGTTTAAATCGTTACGAGCAGATGCATGCAAGATTGAGTACGATATGCACTATGAATTTTCAAATAAAATTTTGGACAAATTAATCGGTCCAGTGTTCAGTATGATCGCCAATAGTTTTGTAGACTCGTTTTGCAAACGTGCTGAAACTGTTTACGGCGACAATCCGTGA